In the genome of Leptolyngbya iicbica LK, one region contains:
- a CDS encoding cupin — protein MENANWLLTEDGQLRQFGSAEIELPQKVYRLYHFLSDLDLVLENYQDDVSRIEAIVPLVRKLLLSSYWLQLEYDPPSPKTGWAVKFLYREYQYPLTVQMVTWQPGTPSTIHNHGTWGIVALLGGQERNRFWQRAADSDSPHRIEPTGELLLNPGDVIGFTSGAIHAIESLGDENAVSFNLYGVTDRDRRYKFDPDRQTAEKF, from the coding sequence GTGGAAAACGCTAACTGGCTCTTAACAGAAGATGGGCAACTGCGCCAATTTGGGAGTGCAGAGATTGAGCTACCGCAAAAGGTTTATCGGCTTTATCACTTTTTGTCTGACTTAGATCTGGTCTTAGAAAACTATCAAGATGATGTCAGTCGTATTGAAGCGATTGTGCCGCTCGTCCGCAAGCTTTTGCTGAGTTCTTATTGGTTGCAGTTGGAATATGACCCCCCCTCGCCGAAGACCGGCTGGGCGGTGAAATTTCTATATCGCGAATATCAATATCCGCTCACGGTCCAGATGGTGACCTGGCAGCCGGGAACGCCTTCGACAATTCACAATCACGGTACTTGGGGCATTGTGGCCTTGCTTGGTGGCCAAGAGCGCAATCGGTTTTGGCAGCGGGCCGCTGATTCGGACTCCCCTCATCGCATCGAACCCACGGGGGAGTTATTGCTTAATCCGGGGGATGTGATCGGCTTTACGAGTGGGGCGATTCACGCGATCGAATCACTTGGGGATGAAAATGCGGTCTCGTTTAATTTGTACGGTGTGACGGATCGCGATCGCCGCTACAAATTTGATCCTGATCGGCAAACGGCTGAAAAGTTTTAA